A window of Campylobacter ureolyticus contains these coding sequences:
- a CDS encoding ATP-binding cassette domain-containing protein yields MIKNYIYKFSIIFVLSLIFGGLNIAILAYINKFILNLTEPNLKIMLFFAALILFFFIATFFIRVVITKINNIIIYELRVKFVLKVLNTKMIFDENKPKILASLSKDIGSISNGFMRLSDAVQGFVLVILSLAYFYYLSKEMFLFVFLWFGLIFVLTYIFIGKARSSYASSRKFDDDLYKSYETLLGGFRELRISKKREDNFLATFFQEATSQKNANIKAEIYGNLSSNFLNVMMLFGIGFIMFLSLGLGVSDFKTATTISLSMMFLRAPFMMAVSSIPSILVALISIKKIKELKFDEIKESFGNQTAMKWSRLFLKDIDFAYLDKKILNGLSLTIKKDKIIFLVGKNGSGKSTLFSILCGLLTPQRGEIWIDEKRLCDEDLRAFQNSIAVVFSDFFLFGEILNCDESFIDFWLEKLKLKDKFKLNLEKNSFKFSSFNLSTGQKKRLALLEVLALEKDFLMLDEFGADQDPEFREYFYKEILPFLKNKGVGIFAISHDDRYFKFADEIYKMSDGKALQIK; encoded by the coding sequence TTGATAAAAAACTACATTTATAAATTTAGTATCATTTTTGTTCTCTCGCTTATTTTTGGTGGGCTAAATATCGCAATTTTGGCATATATCAACAAATTCATCCTAAATTTAACAGAGCCAAATTTAAAAATAATGCTCTTTTTTGCAGCTCTTATACTCTTTTTTTTTATTGCAACATTTTTTATAAGAGTAGTTATAACTAAGATAAACAATATCATTATTTATGAATTAAGGGTTAAATTTGTGCTCAAAGTCTTAAATACAAAGATGATTTTTGATGAAAACAAGCCCAAAATTTTAGCCTCACTTTCCAAAGATATTGGCAGCATTTCAAATGGTTTTATGCGTCTAAGTGACGCAGTTCAGGGATTTGTTTTGGTCATTTTGTCGCTAGCTTATTTTTATTATCTATCAAAAGAGATGTTTTTATTCGTATTTTTGTGGTTTGGCTTGATATTTGTCTTAACTTATATTTTTATAGGCAAAGCAAGGAGTAGCTACGCTTCTTCAAGAAAATTTGATGATGATTTATATAAAAGTTATGAGACGCTTTTAGGCGGTTTTAGGGAACTTCGCATAAGTAAAAAGAGAGAAGATAACTTTTTGGCCACCTTTTTTCAAGAGGCAACTTCTCAAAAAAACGCCAACATAAAAGCAGAAATTTATGGCAACCTATCAAGTAATTTTTTAAATGTAATGATGCTTTTTGGGATTGGTTTTATCATGTTTTTATCGCTTGGTTTGGGAGTTTCAGATTTTAAAACAGCAACTACCATAAGCCTTTCTATGATGTTTTTAAGAGCGCCTTTTATGATGGCCGTCTCATCGATACCTTCTATTTTGGTTGCACTTATCTCCATAAAAAAGATAAAAGAGCTTAAATTTGATGAGATAAAAGAGTCATTTGGCAACCAAACTGCGATGAAATGGAGTAGGCTATTTTTAAAAGATATTGATTTTGCCTATTTGGATAAGAAGATTTTAAATGGTCTAAGCTTAACAATCAAAAAAGATAAAATCATCTTTTTAGTAGGTAAAAATGGCTCTGGCAAATCCACTCTATTTTCGATATTGTGCGGACTTTTAACTCCACAAAGAGGCGAGATTTGGATAGATGAAAAAAGGTTATGCGATGAAGACTTAAGAGCTTTTCAAAACAGCATAGCAGTTGTTTTTAGCGACTTTTTTTTATTTGGTGAGATACTTAATTGTGATGAGAGTTTTATTGACTTTTGGCTTGAGAAACTAAAACTTAAAGATAAATTTAAGTTAAATTTGGAAAAAAATAGCTTTAAATTTAGTAGCTTCAACCTCTCAACAGGACAAAAAAAGCGCCTTGCTTTGCTTGAAGTTTTGGCCTTGGAGAAAGATTTTTTAATGCTTGATGAGTTTGGTGCAGATCAAGATCCTGAGTTTAGAGAGTATTTTTATAAAGAAATTTTGCCATTTTTAAAAAATAAGGGAGTTGGTATTTTTGCTATAAGTCACGATGATAGATATTTTAAATTTGCAGATGAAATTTACAAAATGAGTGATGGAAAGGCACTTCAAATAAAATGA
- the hutX gene encoding heme utilization cystosolic carrier protein HutX, whose amino-acid sequence MRNLEQEVKALFENKNMSVIEAAMKLKVSEYEVLKFRGKEEFNEICGSNLEAILAEIATWGEVMFCKNTPEFIIEFKAKINPPKKARGYLNFSGAMGYLGGHLKEDSVKKIGFVSTKFMGVLGHSVHFYNEKNETIFKFYLSRDEKRELKEEQVEKFLRLKDKF is encoded by the coding sequence ATGAGAAATTTAGAACAAGAGGTTAAAGCTCTATTTGAGAATAAAAATATGAGTGTTATTGAGGCGGCGATGAAGCTAAAAGTAAGTGAATATGAGGTTTTGAAATTTAGAGGAAAAGAGGAGTTTAATGAAATTTGCGGCTCAAATTTAGAGGCAATTTTGGCTGAGATTGCAACTTGGGGCGAAGTTATGTTTTGTAAAAATACACCTGAGTTTATAATCGAGTTCAAGGCTAAAATAAATCCACCCAAAAAAGCAAGAGGATATCTAAATTTCAGCGGTGCGATGGGATATCTTGGCGGACATTTAAAAGAAGATAGCGTCAAAAAGATAGGTTTTGTATCGACTAAATTTATGGGAGTTTTGGGTCATAGCGTTCATTTTTACAATGAGAAAAATGAAACTATTTTTAAGTTTTATCTAAGTAGAGACGAGAAAAGAGAGCTAAAAGAAGAGCAAGTTGAAAAGTTTTTAAGATTGAAAGATAAGTTTTAA
- a CDS encoding MotA/TolQ/ExbB proton channel family protein translates to MFYYMQVGGIFMWPIFFLAVLSLAAVLEKLFLYFVRLRDLGSKFKLDITKNLNNQTFEKIGEIYQNYKNPLAKVVCAASNFYLTNKNISKSEYEFLIKTMIDDEISKLEKNNWILGICISASPQLGLLGTIVGMIKSFGALSAAGDPTLVAGGISEALYTTAFGLLVAIPALVFHVYFINKNDSIMENLEKIEFLLLKKFEGLR, encoded by the coding sequence ATGTTTTATTATATGCAAGTTGGCGGCATCTTTATGTGGCCTATCTTTTTTCTTGCTGTCTTATCTCTTGCTGCAGTTTTAGAAAAACTATTTTTATATTTTGTGAGATTGAGGGATTTGGGTTCTAAATTTAAGTTAGATATCACCAAAAACTTAAACAACCAAACTTTTGAGAAAATAGGTGAAATTTATCAAAACTATAAAAATCCACTGGCAAAAGTAGTTTGTGCGGCTTCTAACTTCTATCTAACCAACAAAAATATATCAAAAAGCGAGTATGAATTTCTAATCAAAACTATGATTGATGATGAAATTTCAAAACTTGAAAAAAACAACTGGATTTTAGGTATCTGCATAAGCGCATCGCCACAACTTGGGCTACTTGGCACAATTGTTGGAATGATAAAGTCTTTTGGCGCGCTAAGTGCTGCAGGTGATCCAACCTTGGTTGCAGGCGGAATTTCTGAAGCGCTCTATACTACAGCTTTTGGGCTTTTGGTTGCAATACCAGCTTTGGTTTTTCACGTCTATTTTATAAATAAAAATGATTCAATTATGGAAAACTTGGAAAAGATAGAGTTTTTGCTCTTAAAAAAGTTTGAAGGCCTTAGATGA
- a CDS encoding biopolymer transporter ExbD has translation MRRVRRRNFYSISIINLIDIIFILLIFFMITTTFKQTESLDINLPKSKTSFNKNSDVNVVIFYDLNEKITIKTDNKVLFSSNLDDLSKEIGELNLNTFKAVHLSADNKLDYGAIVNLMSILKENKIKNLNLDIEKF, from the coding sequence ATGAGAAGAGTAAGAAGGCGCAATTTTTATAGCATATCCATAATAAATCTAATAGATATAATATTTATTTTGCTTATATTTTTTATGATTACGACCACTTTTAAGCAAACTGAAAGCTTGGATATAAATTTGCCAAAAAGCAAAACCTCTTTTAATAAAAATAGCGATGTAAATGTTGTAATTTTTTATGATTTAAATGAAAAAATCACTATAAAAACTGATAATAAAGTCCTATTTAGCTCAAATTTAGACGATCTATCAAAAGAGATAGGTGAGCTAAATTTAAATACATTCAAAGCAGTTCATCTAAGTGCTGATAACAAACTTGACTATGGAGCGATAGTAAATTTAATGTCAATCTTAAAAGAAAATAAAATCAAAAATTTAAATTTAGATATAGAAAAATTTTAA
- a CDS encoding TonB-dependent receptor, producing MRKVLVYGIVLQSLLFANTRLETSIISTTGFEDTLANEVRNVNVITKDDIQKRGYKSLRDLFKNTPSVYMSKKAFGDVIDMRGQGEKANTNVQIMINGVAMNMTDSSHTSMPFDAINVDDIERIEILPGGGSVLYGSGTQGGVINIITKKTRQDFYANIASRYQSGGSINARFNIGAMATDRLFLRAGVLKDKSNGYRYGEKSNGAYGSFGLDYQLGDNQNLSLDFSHYSGDQTTAGGVSKKELDKNRRVADGSYSTTDIKMTNLNLDYGIKFNDSWQFNTTPFYQKTKFQPKGSVSGFEDKKIGARNKVKYNYESGNLIFGYDFIYNKGINDGHFDYIIPMPSPMPPMRYVSTSKGSTKKITNSFFIQNLFEMTDNFSLTTGYRFDHASYKITKYTSTKRALLPAFPTTPFKVATLDLKKSENNHAFEITPSFAYSDTGNLYFKFERGFTSPSANKMQNKDRVKGYYPSNIKSEKFLTYEVGMRDLVLEQFFQATAFYTKSKDEITTDMVGMGEQWKQYNIGKTEKWGLEIGLEQSLIADKLKLQESFAYTNTEVKDAGKNRWIKVGEVVPNVPKYKFTLGADFELTNNVNIFSDTTFYGSQKNSSYEKISSYSLTDIGVRFKYKGFSLTAGINNLFDKEFYNSVSGNGDDKIYSVGDGRTYYTEFKYDF from the coding sequence ATGCGTAAAGTTTTAGTTTATGGTATTGTTTTGCAATCTTTGCTTTTTGCAAATACAAGGCTTGAGACAAGTATCATCTCTACAACGGGTTTTGAGGACACTTTGGCAAATGAGGTAAGAAATGTCAATGTTATCACAAAAGATGATATCCAAAAGAGAGGCTATAAAAGCCTAAGAGATTTGTTTAAAAATACTCCAAGTGTCTATATGTCTAAAAAGGCCTTTGGCGATGTTATCGATATGCGTGGTCAAGGCGAAAAGGCAAATACCAATGTCCAAATCATGATAAATGGCGTGGCGATGAATATGACTGACTCATCTCATACCTCTATGCCATTTGATGCTATTAATGTAGATGATATTGAGCGTATTGAGATTCTTCCAGGTGGTGGATCTGTGCTTTATGGAAGTGGCACACAAGGCGGAGTTATCAATATAATTACCAAAAAAACAAGGCAAGATTTCTATGCCAATATAGCATCAAGATATCAAAGTGGAGGTTCGATAAATGCTAGGTTCAATATCGGTGCAATGGCAACTGATAGGCTATTTTTAAGGGCTGGTGTTTTAAAAGATAAGAGCAACGGCTATAGATATGGCGAAAAAAGCAATGGTGCATATGGCAGTTTTGGGTTGGATTATCAACTAGGCGACAACCAAAACTTAAGTCTTGATTTTTCTCACTATAGCGGCGATCAAACAACAGCTGGTGGAGTAAGTAAAAAAGAGCTTGATAAAAACAGAAGAGTAGCTGATGGTTCATACTCTACGACAGATATAAAAATGACAAATTTAAATTTAGACTATGGCATTAAATTTAACGACAGCTGGCAGTTTAATACAACTCCTTTCTACCAAAAAACCAAGTTTCAACCAAAAGGTAGTGTTTCTGGCTTTGAAGATAAAAAAATTGGTGCTAGAAATAAGGTAAAGTATAACTATGAGAGTGGAAATTTAATATTTGGTTATGACTTTATTTACAACAAAGGCATAAATGATGGACATTTTGACTATATAATACCAATGCCATCACCAATGCCACCAATGCGTTATGTAAGCACTTCAAAAGGCTCTACCAAAAAAATCACAAATTCATTTTTCATACAAAATTTATTTGAGATGACAGATAACTTTTCTCTAACTACTGGCTATAGATTTGACCATGCAAGCTATAAAATCACAAAATATACTAGCACAAAAAGGGCTCTTCTTCCTGCATTTCCTACGACACCATTTAAGGTGGCTACTCTTGATTTAAAAAAGAGTGAAAACAACCATGCTTTTGAAATAACTCCTAGTTTCGCCTATTCAGATACAGGAAATCTATATTTTAAATTTGAAAGAGGCTTTACTAGTCCATCGGCAAACAAAATGCAAAATAAAGATAGGGTAAAGGGATATTATCCAAGCAATATCAAATCAGAGAAATTTCTAACCTATGAAGTTGGTATGAGAGATTTGGTTTTGGAGCAGTTTTTCCAAGCAACAGCTTTTTATACAAAAAGCAAAGATGAGATAACAACCGATATGGTAGGTATGGGCGAGCAGTGGAAGCAATACAACATCGGAAAGACTGAAAAATGGGGCTTGGAGATTGGTTTAGAACAAAGCTTGATAGCTGATAAGTTAAAGCTACAAGAGAGCTTTGCCTACACTAACACAGAGGTTAAAGATGCAGGTAAAAACAGGTGGATAAAAGTTGGCGAAGTTGTGCCAAATGTTCCAAAATATAAATTTACTCTTGGGGCTGATTTTGAGCTAACTAACAATGTAAATATTTTTAGCGATACTACCTTTTATGGTAGTCAAAAAAATAGCAGCTACGAGAAAATCTCATCATACAGCTTAACAGATATTGGTGTAAGATTTAAATACAAAGGCTTTAGTCTAACAGCTGGAATTAACAATCTTTTTGATAAAGAATTTTATAACTCAGTCTCTGGAAATGGAGATGATAAAATTTATTCTGTAGGCGATGGCAGAACTTATTATACGGAGTTTAAGTATGACTTCTAG
- a CDS encoding FecCD family ABC transporter permease gives MTSSHKKYLLILMAISFLVAIISACIGGADIGLKDIFAYFNGDLSKSKEIILLEIRFPRILMAFLIGILLATSGVVTQNIFLNPVADPYIIGIAASATFGAVIAYLFRMSDIYYAIFAFISSAILSLLIFRIYTKARNIATLLIVGIAFSSFLGAFTSFATYMIGEESFKIVAWMMGYLGGASWSKIVLLTPPLIFTFIYFYSKRYELNILLSGDEEAKSLGVDVDNIKKRLLIISALAVSFSISFTGMIGFVGLIIPHIIRMLFQTSNNAVILPFSAVIGGLFLLFCDMLGKTLLAPTEIPIGVITALFGAPFFLFLALKGGR, from the coding sequence ATGACTTCTAGTCATAAAAAATATCTTTTGATATTGATGGCAATTAGCTTTTTAGTTGCCATCATATCAGCTTGTATAGGAGGAGCTGATATTGGACTTAAGGATATTTTTGCCTATTTTAATGGAGATTTGTCAAAAAGCAAGGAGATTATTCTTTTAGAGATTAGATTTCCAAGAATTTTAATGGCATTTTTAATAGGCATCTTGCTTGCAACAAGTGGTGTTGTAACGCAAAATATCTTTTTAAATCCAGTAGCAGATCCCTACATCATAGGAATTGCAGCCTCTGCAACTTTTGGAGCTGTCATAGCCTATCTTTTTAGAATGAGCGATATTTATTATGCTATTTTTGCATTTATCTCATCGGCAATTTTATCCCTACTTATCTTTAGAATTTACACAAAAGCAAGAAATATCGCAACACTTTTGATAGTTGGTATTGCATTTTCATCTTTTTTGGGTGCTTTTACCTCTTTTGCAACTTATATGATAGGAGAAGAGAGTTTTAAGATAGTTGCTTGGATGATGGGATATTTGGGTGGTGCTTCGTGGAGCAAAATCGTACTTTTGACGCCACCTTTGATCTTTACTTTTATCTATTTTTATTCAAAAAGATATGAGTTAAATATCCTTTTAAGTGGCGACGAAGAGGCAAAAAGCTTAGGCGTTGATGTTGATAATATCAAAAAAAGATTGCTTATCATCTCAGCTCTTGCAGTTAGTTTTAGCATCTCATTTACAGGAATGATTGGCTTTGTAGGACTTATTATCCCGCATATCATAAGAATGCTTTTTCAAACTTCAAATAACGCCGTCATACTTCCATTTTCAGCAGTCATTGGTGGGCTTTTTTTACTATTTTGCGATATGCTTGGAAAAACTCTGCTTGCCCCAACAGAGATACCAATAGGCGTAATTACCGCCCTTTTTGGTGCTCCATTTTTCCTATTTTTGGCTTTAAAAGGTGGTAGATAA
- a CDS encoding ABC transporter ATP-binding protein: MEVKNLEFSFYKKEILKGLNLTAKRGEFIGILGPNGCGKSTLLKNILKIYKPKSGIITLKEKSLKEYSQKELSQILSFVPQKSQISMPLLVEDIILMGRYSHLKSSFYGYEKKDLEAVDEIMKLLNLENFKKRIAFTLSGGEFQRVILARALVGKPEMLLLDEPTSALDLNYAVNILKICKAIVKKQNIACVVVLHDLNLASLFCDKILLLKDGKVAYEGSVNELFTKEILDEIYSLKCEILNYENRPIVVAV; encoded by the coding sequence ATGGAAGTTAAAAATTTGGAGTTTTCTTTTTATAAAAAAGAGATTTTAAAAGGGCTAAATTTAACTGCAAAAAGAGGCGAATTTATAGGAATTTTAGGACCAAATGGCTGTGGAAAAAGCACTCTTTTGAAAAATATCTTAAAGATTTATAAGCCAAAAAGTGGGATTATAACTCTAAAGGAGAAAAGTTTAAAAGAGTATTCTCAAAAAGAACTTAGCCAAATTTTGAGCTTTGTTCCACAAAAAAGTCAAATCTCAATGCCACTTTTAGTTGAAGATATCATCTTAATGGGAAGATACTCACATCTAAAAAGCTCATTTTATGGTTATGAGAAAAAAGATTTAGAGGCAGTTGATGAGATAATGAAGCTTTTAAATTTGGAAAATTTCAAAAAAAGAATTGCTTTTACGTTAAGTGGTGGCGAGTTTCAAAGAGTGATTTTAGCAAGAGCTTTGGTTGGAAAGCCTGAAATGTTGCTTCTTGATGAACCAACTTCGGCACTTGATCTAAACTATGCTGTAAATATTTTAAAGATTTGTAAAGCCATTGTCAAAAAGCAAAATATTGCCTGTGTTGTTGTGCTTCACGATCTAAATTTAGCTTCACTATTTTGCGACAAAATCTTGCTTTTAAAAGATGGAAAAGTAGCCTATGAAGGGAGCGTTAATGAGCTTTTTACAAAAGAGATTTTAGATGAGATTTATTCTTTAAAATGCGAAATATTAAATTACGAAAATAGACCAATTGTGGTTGCTGTTTAA
- a CDS encoding ABC transporter substrate-binding protein produces MKKFLSVSFLSVSLLFAKGAIILDPAVVEIFYLLNCEDKITAIAKTQQSKIWPEEKTQNLPTVGTYIKPNLERIIELDPDIVITNFHSTEILDDLKRFKIEYKDTQANSLEDIYNNITIVGEFCKKEDEAKKLIDNFKSQISKFKTSKLKGKKAIFFYSSSNLMSFGKETLPSDIFKSLNLINLADKLDGKTPIVTNEFLIEQDPDFMVVVGNLSVDEFLKQNPVLKHTAAAKNNKIIIVSSSSLLRGSPRLVDEIKRLYEEFIK; encoded by the coding sequence ATGAAAAAGTTTTTAAGTGTTAGTTTTTTAAGCGTTAGTCTGCTTTTTGCAAAAGGAGCTATTATTTTAGATCCAGCTGTTGTTGAGATATTTTATCTGTTAAATTGCGAAGATAAAATAACAGCCATTGCAAAAACCCAACAAAGTAAAATTTGGCCAGAGGAAAAAACTCAAAATTTGCCAACCGTTGGGACATATATAAAGCCAAATTTAGAACGTATTATTGAGCTAGATCCCGATATCGTCATTACAAATTTTCACTCAACTGAGATTTTGGATGATTTAAAAAGATTTAAGATTGAGTATAAAGATACACAGGCAAACAGCCTTGAAGATATCTACAACAACATCACAATTGTTGGTGAGTTTTGCAAAAAAGAAGATGAGGCAAAGAAGCTAATAGATAACTTTAAAAGCCAAATTTCAAAATTTAAAACATCTAAATTAAAGGGCAAAAAAGCTATATTTTTCTACTCTTCTTCAAATTTAATGTCATTTGGAAAAGAGACCTTGCCAAGTGACATCTTTAAGTCATTAAATTTGATAAATTTAGCAGATAAACTTGATGGAAAAACACCAATTGTTACAAATGAGTTTTTGATAGAGCAAGATCCTGATTTTATGGTTGTTGTTGGCAATTTGAGTGTAGATGAGTTTTTAAAACAAAATCCAGTCTTAAAGCACACAGCTGCGGCCAAAAATAATAAAATTATCATAGTTAGCTCCTCATCATTGCTTAGAGGAAGCCCAAGGTTGGTAGATGAGATAAAAAGGCTCTATGAAGAATTTATAAAATGA
- a CDS encoding energy transducer TonB, with product MRYFLLSLLFNALILLVPLPSASISTYAKDEPISIKLSLDFVSNSDESPLIDDEIKESEVDIEELKEPLIEEPKEVIEEIKEPQEVVKKIEAPKEPKVVKEKKVQKVKKSSIPPTQNLQKSSNLESRGFCKENVGFKIVNEKKEYELPKKARMLRLRGDFRAEVKFRLLKDGSVKILSSTGDKIFKEAAIELTKELQIEIIDKNSIGCDITKPYIFRMKR from the coding sequence ATGAGATACTTTTTACTCTCTTTGCTTTTTAATGCGCTCATTCTGCTTGTGCCGCTGCCATCAGCCTCAATTAGCACATATGCAAAAGATGAGCCAATTAGTATCAAGCTTAGTTTAGATTTTGTTTCTAATAGTGATGAGAGTCCTTTGATAGATGATGAGATAAAAGAGAGCGAGGTTGATATAGAAGAGTTAAAAGAGCCTTTGATAGAGGAGCCAAAGGAAGTTATAGAAGAGATAAAAGAGCCGCAAGAGGTTGTAAAAAAGATAGAAGCTCCAAAAGAGCCAAAAGTAGTAAAAGAGAAAAAGGTTCAAAAGGTTAAAAAAAGTAGCATACCGCCAACTCAAAACTTGCAAAAGAGCTCAAATTTAGAGAGCAGGGGCTTTTGTAAAGAAAATGTTGGATTTAAGATTGTAAATGAAAAAAAAGAGTATGAGTTGCCTAAAAAAGCAAGAATGTTGCGGCTAAGGGGAGATTTTAGGGCTGAAGTGAAATTTAGACTTTTAAAAGACGGCAGTGTGAAGATTTTAAGCTCAACTGGCGATAAAATTTTTAAAGAGGCTGCTATAGAGCTTACAAAAGAGCTTCAGATTGAAATAATTGATAAAAATAGCATTGGTTGCGATATTACCAAGCCATATATTTTTAGAATGAAAAGGTAG
- a CDS encoding radical SAM protein, whose translation MFKERVKGHHRQNLTRPTMANPKEFEDFLNTKPLDKNGIIYFHIPFCDNICSFCNLNRKKLEGKLDEYSDFLVKNIEYYAKFPYIKEKVFSSIYFGGGTPTTLSLSNLEKVLKAINESFNIAKEAEFSFETTLHNLNKNKINLMQSLGVNRYSIGIQTFSNKGRKLLNRVGDKSKALEKLGLIKDEFNGFVCTDIIYNYPNQSEDEILEDARILKELKIDSTSFYSLQFHEGSAFLKENDPNYYDLKTDFKLHKLFLESMLDDSNYELLEYTKVARKNRDRYLYIKLSHEGVDILPIGVGAGGGLGNFGIFSMSQEMKMISKKTAAQKEYDLFSNLFQYDKIDIARVKSFLDEKTFDEIYKFFKTCESEKLLKIEEGFLIFNIAGIFWGNSIAEESLNLTKEYFLQKHLKEIEGENL comes from the coding sequence ATGTTTAAAGAACGAGTTAAAGGTCATCATAGACAAAACCTAACAAGACCAACGATGGCAAATCCAAAGGAATTTGAGGATTTTTTAAATACAAAACCACTGGATAAAAATGGCATTATCTATTTTCACATCCCATTTTGCGACAATATCTGTTCGTTTTGTAACTTAAATAGAAAAAAACTGGAGGGAAAACTTGATGAATATAGCGATTTTTTGGTAAAAAATATTGAGTATTATGCCAAATTTCCCTATATCAAAGAAAAAGTTTTTAGTAGCATTTACTTTGGTGGCGGGACACCGACAACTTTAAGTTTATCAAATTTAGAGAAAGTTTTAAAGGCGATTAATGAGAGTTTCAACATCGCAAAAGAGGCTGAGTTTAGCTTTGAGACAACACTTCACAATCTAAATAAAAACAAGATAAATTTAATGCAAAGTCTAGGAGTCAATCGCTATAGCATTGGTATTCAGACATTTTCAAACAAGGGTAGAAAACTCCTAAATAGAGTTGGCGACAAAAGCAAAGCGTTGGAGAAGCTAGGCTTGATAAAAGATGAGTTTAATGGCTTTGTTTGCACTGATATCATCTACAACTATCCAAACCAAAGCGAGGATGAGATTTTAGAAGATGCTAGGATTTTAAAGGAGCTAAAGATTGATAGCACAAGTTTTTACTCACTTCAATTTCACGAAGGCTCGGCTTTTTTGAAAGAGAACGATCCAAATTATTATGATTTAAAAACTGACTTTAAGCTTCATAAGCTCTTTTTAGAAAGTATGCTTGATGATAGCAATTATGAGCTTTTAGAATATACAAAAGTTGCACGAAAAAATCGCGATAGATATCTATATATAAAGCTTTCTCACGAAGGTGTTGATATATTGCCAATTGGAGTTGGAGCTGGCGGAGGGCTTGGAAATTTTGGGATTTTTTCTATGAGCCAAGAGATGAAAATGATATCGAAAAAAACAGCTGCTCAAAAAGAGTATGATCTATTTTCAAATTTGTTTCAATACGATAAAATCGACATCGCAAGAGTAAAAAGTTTTTTAGACGAGAAAACTTTTGATGAAATTTATAAGTTTTTTAAAACCTGTGAAAGTGAAAAGTTGTTAAAAATAGAAGAGGGTTTTTTGATATTTAATATAGCTGGAATTTTTTGGGGAAATAGTATCGCTGAAGAGAGCTTGAATTTGACAAAAGAGTATTTTTTACAAAAACATTTAAAAGAGATTGAGGGAGAAAATTTATGA
- a CDS encoding flavodoxin family protein, with protein MKTLVLYHSLTGNTKKVATAIAKSKNADLKSIDEEFDVDNYECVIFGFYVDRGFFVPKAENVAKNIKNKTMGLFFTLGAEPDGDHAKDCEKKALDYFTKLGNNVKATFCCQGAIDPKVIEQMRQMAAKMGDKAVHQITPQREARWKRAASHPDENDIKNAVLAFESL; from the coding sequence ATGAAAACATTAGTTTTATACCATTCACTAACTGGCAACACAAAAAAAGTTGCCACTGCAATTGCAAAAAGCAAAAACGCCGATTTAAAAAGCATAGATGAAGAGTTTGATGTGGACAATTATGAGTGTGTTATATTTGGATTTTATGTAGATAGAGGTTTTTTTGTGCCAAAGGCTGAAAATGTAGCAAAAAATATCAAAAACAAGACAATGGGGCTGTTTTTTACGCTAGGTGCTGAACCAGATGGCGATCATGCAAAAGATTGCGAGAAAAAAGCGCTTGATTATTTTACAAAGCTAGGCAACAATGTAAAGGCAACTTTTTGCTGCCAAGGAGCAATCGATCCAAAAGTAATCGAGCAAATGAGACAAATGGCGGCAAAAATGGGCGATAAGGCAGTCCATCAAATAACACCCCAAAGAGAGGCTAGATGGAAAAGAGCAGCCTCACATCCAGATGAAAATGACATAAAAAACGCTGTTTTGGCCTTTGAGAGTTTATAA
- the accB gene encoding acetyl-CoA carboxylase biotin carboxyl carrier protein, whose product MKTEEIKELMKYFESTGIGRMRLKEGDFEIELRKTCELNEAAPEVCPAPVSQPPINVVVNGEQNKQQSSKDTINSPMVGTFYIAPSPGEAPFVKVGQTVRKGDVVGIIEAMKIMNEIEAEFDCRISNILVADGQPVEFGMAIIEVEKL is encoded by the coding sequence ATGAAAACAGAAGAAATTAAAGAACTTATGAAGTACTTTGAAAGTACAGGAATCGGTCGTATGAGATTAAAAGAGGGCGATTTTGAAATAGAGCTTAGAAAAACTTGCGAATTAAACGAAGCTGCACCTGAAGTATGCCCAGCTCCAGTATCTCAACCACCAATTAATGTTGTTGTAAATGGCGAACAAAACAAACAACAATCCTCAAAAGATACTATAAACTCGCCAATGGTAGGAACTTTTTATATCGCACCAAGTCCTGGTGAAGCGCCTTTTGTAAAGGTTGGGCAAACTGTTAGAAAAGGTGATGTTGTTGGCATAATCGAAGCTATGAAAATAATGAATGAAATAGAGGCTGAGTTTGACTGTAGAATTTCAAACATATTAGTTGCCGATGGTCAGCCAGTTGAGTTTGGTATGGCAATTATCGAGGTGGAGAAATTATAA